The region ACCCAAAAAGTACTACCATCTTTACGTTTAGCCTTCCATTGTATGGCAAAAGACTCCTCTGTATTTACTTTATGAAAACTTTCAGCTACAAAATCGGGTGTAATATTTTGCTCAGGGGCCGTTATGTCAAAAATGCTGAAGTTATTTTTGCGAAACTCATCAACAGAATAACCATAAAGTTCAGCGGCTTTCTGATTGGCATCCCAAATGGTTAAGGTTTGAGGATCGTGTAAAAAAATGGCTTCATTCACACCATTAAATATGGCCTGATATTTTGCTATGTTTTCCTTTGCATAAATTTCGGGTTTTGACCGACCTTTATCAGTCTTAATCACAAAATAATACTCTTTTGATTTGCCCGCCTGCGCACTTCCAAGACTTTGTATTATTGTTTCGCAATAATGTCCGTTATTATGCCTTATCCGACAAAGCACATTGTTAGAACACTCGTTTTTCTTTAACAGCTCAAAATAGTATTTAAAAACTGTGCTATCGTCTTTATGTAAATAGTTGTAAAAAAATTTTCCATTAACCTGCTTTGCCTTATAACCAAAAGTTTCCTGCCAGGTCTTATTAACGTCCTTTATATCACCATCTGCACCAAGTGTCTGAAACGAGGTTGGCGCATTGTTATAAAGCACATTATACCTGTCGTCCTCTATTGGAATTTGATCGGCAAACATATCAGCACAGAATAATTAGCTGTAATTTAAGAAAAAAAAGCTCATAAGTCAATAGTAAAATTTGAAAATCCAATAAATACGGACAAGGCACAAAACAACGATCAATCCCAAGAAAACTAATCTTACTAAACTAAAACTTGAATAAATTTTTTAAATCCATAACTTTGAGGCCATGTTAGGAACCATTATCAACACAGCAGCTGTAGTAGCCGGAAGCATTGCTGGTCTTATTATTCGCTCTCGCTTACCCAAAAGAATTACTGATCGGGTTTTTCAGGCAATTGGCCTTTTCACACTCTTTCTTGGAATTCATATGGCATCCAAAACTGACAACTTCCTTATTCTTGTGTTCAGCATGGTAACAGGCACCATACTTGGAGAATGGATGGATATAGACAAAGCCTTTCTAAAATTCAGCAACTGGCTGAAAGGAAAATTGAAATCCCACGGAACGAGTACTTTTTCAGAAGGCTTTGTAACATCGTTTCTTCTGTTTTGCATGGGCTCAATGACCATATTGGGGGCTTTTGAAGAAGGCCTGGGAGATGAACCCAACTTACTTATGGCTAAATCGGTTTTGGATGGTTTCTCGTCCATAGCGCTTGCTGCATCGCTGGGTATAGGAGTGCTTTTTTCGGCCATTCCCTTGCTTATTTACCAGGGAGGGCTGACGCTTTTTGCAGCATCACTTGCGGATTACCTGACCGATCCGATCATAAACGAACTTACTGCCGTGGGCGGCCTACTCCTACTTGGCCTGGGGCTAAACATACTCAACATTACCAAACTCAAAATCATGAATATGATCCCCGCATTGGTCATAGCCGTTAAACTGGCACTGATATTTACCTGAAGCGACTGCTTCCTTACAAAAATGCCCGCTGAGTTAATGTAGTAAGCCAGGGTACATCTTTTTTTCGATCAAAAACCTTAAATTCGCCTAAAAAAGATTAAATGAGTACTTCCGACATCAAAGAAAAAATATATGAATTGCGTGAACAATTACACCATCACAACCACCTCTACTATGTAAAAAGCACGCCCGAAATAACTGATTATGAATACGACATGATGCTTAAAGAGTTGGAACAACTCGAAAAAGCGCATCCGGAGTTTGCCGACACCAACAGCCCTACTAGCCGTGTAGGTGACGATCGCGATCAGCGTTTTGAGGAGGTTCAGCATCAGTACCCCATGCTATCGCTCGCAAACACCTACAACGAGCAAGAATTGAGAGATTTCGACAACCGGGTGCGTAAGGTGGCAGGTAACGATTTCACTTATGTGTGCGAGCTTAAATTCGACGGGGTATCCATCAGTCTGCGTTATGAAAAAGGACGTTTAAGCAAGGCTGTAACACGCGGCGATGGCGCACAGGGTGACGATGTAACAGAAAACGTAAAAACCATTAAAAGTATTCCATTAAAACTAAGCGATGGCGATTACCCGGACTTTTTTGAAATAAGAGGTGAGATTTACATGCCCAAATCAAAATTTCTGGAGATGAATGAGCGCCGGGAACAGCAGGGAGAAAAAACCTTTGCCAATCCGCGCAATGCTACAGCAGGCTCAATCAAACTTATTCACTCATCGGCAGTGGCGCAAAGACCACTTGACTGTTTCCTTTATTACCTGATGGCCGATGATTTACCCGGATCATCGCATTTTGAAAATATGCAAAAAGCTGCGCAATGGGGGTTTCGCGTACCTGACACCATGCAAAGAGCAAAAAATATAGATACAGTGCTCGAATATATACACCACTGGGAAACAGCAAGGCATGAGCTACCATACGAAATAGACGGCATCGTAATAAAAGTAGATGAGCTCGAACTACAGGAAAAACTGGGCTTCACAGCCAAATCTCCCCGCTGGGCAATCTCCTACAAATACAAAGCCGAACAAGCCAGCACACACCTAAAATCAGTTGATTTTCAGGTAGGTAGAACCGGCGCAGTGACTCCGGTTGCCAACCTGGAGCCCGTATTTCTTGCAGGTACAACGGTGAAACGTGCTTCTTTACACAACCAGGACATCATAAAAAAACTGGACTTGCACCATGGGGACACAGTATTTGTGGAAAAAGGGGGCGAAATTATACCGAAAATAACCGCCGTTGATAAAGAAAAACGTCCGAAAGATGCAAATCCTGTTGAGTTCATTACCCAATGCCCTGAATGTGGCACGCAACTCATACGTAAAGAAGGCGAAGCAGCACATTTTTGCCCCAATGAAAATCACTGCCCACCTCAGCAAAAAGGCAAGTTTGTGCATTTTATCAGTCGCAAAGCCATGAACATCGAATGGCTCGGAGAAGAAACTATACAGCTATTTCTGAAAGAAAACCTAATCGAAACCCTGCCTGATTTGTACGAACTTAAAGCCCATGATATTGAAAAGCTGGAAAGATTAGGCTCCAAATCAGCTCAAAACATCATTCAAAGCATACAAAGCTCCAAATCAGTACCCATGAGCCGGGTGCTTTATGCACTGGGGATACGATTTGTAGGAGAAACCGTTGCTAAAAAACTTGCACGCCATTTCAAATCCATACAGGAACTGGCAAATGCCACAACCGAAGAGCTGGTTGCTGTGGATGAGATAGGTGAAAAAATAGCTTTCAGCATACGCAAATACTTTGACAACGACGAAAACAAAAAACTGGTTGAAAGACTCGGCGAATATGGCCTGCAAATGACTGCTGCCAACGACAAACCTAAATCGGGCGCCCTGGACGGTCTGAAAATAGTAGCAACCGGAAAGCTTAACAATTTCACCAGAGATGAAATTAAAGAAACGATAGAAGCTCACGGTGGCAAGGCAGTATCTTCAGTATCATCGCAAACCGATCTTCTTCTTGCCGGCGAAAATGCTGGAAGCTCGAAAATAAACAAAGCACAGGCAGCCGGTGTTCGTATTATCGATGAAGCGGAATTCATGAAACTTATTAGCAAATAATTGCCATAAATTAAATCTATTTATTATGAAAACTTTTTTCAGCGTACTCTTACTCCTCATAGGAATTAACCTTATTGGTCAAAACCCTAAATCATACGAATTATACAATTCCAAAGGAAAAAAAGTATCATGGGAAAAGATGACCAAAGACCTGCAAAAACAGGATGTGGTATTTTTTGGTGAGCTGCATAACAGTGCTATCGCACATTGGTTACAACTTGAGCTCACAAAAAATCTATACATGAAGGTAACCAACAAACTGGCTTTAGCAGCAGAAATGTTCGAAGCAGACAACCAAATCATCATTGATGAATATTTGAATGACCTCATTGCCATTAAAAACTTTGAAGAAGAAGCCCGTCTATGGGACAATTATAAGACAGATTATAAACCATTACTGGAGTTTGCCAAACAACACAGCATTCCATTTATAGCAAGTAACATCCCAAGACGCTATGCAGCGCTTGTTAATAAAAAAGGGTTTAAAGGCCTTGAAGAGCTCTCTGACGAGGCAAAAAAATGGCTGCCCCCACTACCCGTTCCATTCGACATTGAACTACCCGGCTATGCAAAAATGCTGAAAATGGCAGCACATATGCCGGGTAAAAAAGGCAATGCCGAAAACCTCGCAAAAGCCCAGGCCATTAAAGATGCTACCATGGCACATTTTATCGTTCAAAACATGCAACCGGGCATGCTCATGCTTCATTTTAACGGACGTTACCATTCCGACAACCACGAAGGCATAGTTTGGTACGTTAAAGAATATGCACCAGAAGCAAAAATCAAGACCATTTCAACAGTATTGCAAAACGATGTAAATGAGATACTAGATAAAAACACAACCGTTGCTGATTACATTCTGGTTGTAAATGAAGATGTAACAGAAACCTACTAACGAATATCAGGGTATTTCATTTTTCAGTCAGGTTACAAACCATTCTTCAACCTGCACCTTATTGGTTAATGCATTTACACAGGGCAAGGGACCATCAGCTGAGACTAAAAGGATTGAAAGTAAATAACTTAAAATAATTTTTATTTTATTACAGTGCTTAGTCTTGCTCAAAATAGGCTTATTTTCATAATGAAAGCCCTGAATATTTTACTAACTTTGCGCTTGCTTAAAATTTGACTATGGACAAACGGATTATCGCTATCACAGGAGCTTCAAGCGGAATAGGCCGGGCCCTTGCATTATCTTATGCGGGTGAAGGTAACCATTTAATTTTGGCAGCACTCGGGCAGGCTGAACTGGAAAAAACTGCAGAGGCATGTCGAGAAAAAGGTAGTGAAACCACAGTCATAGAATTTGATTTAAGCAAACCCGAATCTGTAAAATCATTTACAGACAGCATAGCTGCAAAGCACGATCATTTAGATCGATTGATACATGTGAGCGGCATAAGTCAGCGTTCACGTGCCGAAGAGGCACCCATTGACGTTGATCGCAAAATAATGGAAATCAACTATTTTGGAGCCATTGAGGTTACCAAAAATCTTTTACCATTGCTCAAAGCATCAAAAAGCGCAAAAATCGGTGTGACCTCAAGCATTAGCGGAAAATTCGGATTCCCTTTACGCTCCGCTTATGCTGCATCAAAATTTGCATTGCATGGTTTCTTTGAGTCGCTCCGGCTTGAACATTACAAGGATAATATCTCGGTAACAATTATGTGTCCGGGAAGGGTTAATACGCCCATATCCCTGAGTGCCCTTAACGCACAGGGTAAAGCCCAGGGAGTAATGGATCCGGGCCAGGCAAATGGCATACCAGTTGAAAAATGTGCAGCACAAATGAAACGTGCAATAGAAAAAAACAAAAAAGAAGTTTTTATAGGTGGCAAGGAAATTTTGATGGTATATTTCAAAAAATTCATTCCTCCACTCTTTTATAAGATAGCTCGTAAAACAAATCCAACCTAGTGCATTATGGCGAAAATTATTTCAGGAATACAACAGATAGGAGTAGGCGTACCGGATTTCAAAGAAGCCTGGAATTGGTATATTAAGCATTTCAAGATGAATATCCGCATCTTTGAAGAAGAGGCTGTAGCTGAGTTGATGTTGCCGCATACCGAAGGAGAGACACGCAAGCGTGTAGCAGCACTGGCCATCAATATGGAAGGTGGAGGTGGATTTGAAATATGGCAACATACAGGCAAAACACCAGCCCTCAAAGAAAAAACCCTTATGGCCGGTGACCTTGGGATAAATTATGCTAAAATGAAAACGCGGTGCATTGAATGCACTTACAAAGAGTTTAAAAAGGAAAAACTGGACCTGATTAGCGAGATTCATACCAATCCTGCCGGAGAAAAACATTTTTTTGTGCGCGATCCGTATGAAAACATCTTTGAATTTGTTGAGTCTGATACCTACTTTACAAAAAAGAACAGTAATGGCGGGGCCTACGGAGCAGTTATTGGGGTAAATGATATCGAAGAATCGATGAAAGTCTACAGCGATATTTTGGGCTATGATGAGGTAGTTTTCGATATTACAGGACATTTCGACGATTTTAAAACTATTCCCGGCGGACACGAAGAGATCAGGCGCGTACTATTGCGTCACAGCAAACCAAGAAAGGGAGCATTTAGCAAAATGTTTGGCCCCACAGAAATAGAGTTGCTACAAGTAAAAACACGTAAGCCTTCAGAAATTTTCGAAGGTCGAATCTGGGGCGACCCTGGTTTTATTCACCTGTGTTTCGACATGAATGGCATAGATGAACTGCGCGAAGAGTGCAAATCAAAAGGTTTTCCCTTCACGGTAGACAGCCAGCGCGACAATCCATCTTTTGACATGGGTGAGGCTGCAGGAAGCTTTGCATACATACAGGCACCAGAAGGAACTTTAATTGAATTTGTTGAAACCCACAAAATTCCCCTCCTTAAAAAATTAGGCTGGTACCTTAACCTGCAAAAACGGGCTCCTGAAAAACCACTGCCCAAATGGATGCTAAAGACACTTGGCATGAGTAAGGTAAGTCATGTTTAAATAAAGGGGTTGCAACTTATAATGGTTGCAACCCGAAATCATTTTACCCGTATTGACTTCTATTAAAGATAATAACGGGAATACGATACATTACCACCATCACAACTTGCAGCATATTTCCATAGTATTTCGTACTCAAAACCATTCACGCACATTTTTTCACAAAAAACAGCATCATTTCATGGGCATCGATATCATTCCCGGGTAGCTTTCCAAACAGAAAGCCTACATACCAGGAGCCTAACAATCATACACTTAACCGATATCTAAAAAGCAAAAAGAATCTGCCTTTCAGCTTAAATACCCTCAAAACATGTTTTTAAACATGTTTTATAAAAATCACTCTTTTTGACTATAATTCACAACTATATTCATATATTTGATAACGTTTCCTAGATATACGAATCCAAAAAACACAATTTTATGAGGCAATTATCAATAATTGTAATGGGATTCCTGTTCCTATTCGTGAGCTGCACCGAACAGCAAAACAAAGCAAATCAACAAGAAACAAATGAGCACAAAACAGTAAGCTCTGCAGGAGGTTTATTCATAATTGGCGGTGGAAAGAGGCCACCCGCAATGGTTAAAGATCTCATTAAGTTAAGCGAGGTAGACAAGGCGGGCTACATTGTAATACTACCAATGTCCAGTTCTGTGCCCGACACGAGCGCTTTCTATGCTAAAAAGCAGTTTACAGAACAGGGTATTACCAATGTTACTGCATTTAATTTCATTGAAGGAGAAGCCCCCAAACAAGCCTGGCTTGATTCACTTAAGCAGGCAAAATTAATCTACATCTCCGGAGGGGACCAAAACCGCTTCATGAAAGTAGTAAAAGAAACACCAATCTATAAAGCGATACATCAGGCTCACCAAAACGGAGCAACCATAGCAGGCACAAGCGCAGGAGCTGCGGTTATGAGTAAAAAAATGATAACGGGCGATGAGTATAAACACCCCGAATACACCGGAGAATTCCGCACCATTGAAGCTAACAACATCGAAATTGCCGAGGGTATGGGATTCACCGATAAAATTATCGTAGACCAACATTTTGTATGGCGTATGCGTATGAACCGTTTGATCAGTGTGGTTATAGAAAACCCGGAAGCAACTGCTGTTGGTATCGATGAATCTACAGCTATCTATTATAAAAACAACCAGTTCACTGTATATGGTAAGAGCCAGGTTATTGTAATAGAAAACCAGAAAAAGCACAAAAAAGCACAAAACGGATTACTTGGAGCAAAAGACATGAGCTTACATGTATTGTTACCAGGCGACACCTTTTCAATTAACTAAATAAACTTGTATACACATCTTAAATTTTTCGTATATGGTCAAAAAACTACTATTACTGCTCATGCTTTTCAGCGTATTGGCGAGCGCCTACGCACAAAAGCGTACAATTACAGGGACTGTTACCGACAAGGGTACAAATGAAACAATGCCCGGAGTAACTGTGATTGTAAAATCAAATCCTTCCAACGGTACAATCACAGGACCAGATGGAACCTATTCCCTGGAAGTTAGCGAAAATGCAAAATTCCTGGTTTTTAGTTTTGTAGGAATGCAAAAAGTTGAAAAAGCCATTGGAGACCAAACAAAAATTGACGTAGCGCTGGCTTCAGATACTGAGAGTTTGGATGAAGTTGTGGTTGTGGGGTATGGCACAGAGAGCAAAAGATTGCTCACTAGCTCAATATCTGATGTCTCTTTAAGAGAAATAGAAGAGGTACCAACAGCTAATATTGATGAGGCGCTTCAGGGAAAAACTGCTGGAGTTCGAATAAACAGCAACAGTGGAACTCCGGGTGGTGGTATTTCTGTTCGCGTCAGGGGAATGAGCTCAATTAGTGCAGGAAACTCTCCCCTTTACGTTGTAGATGGTATTCCCATTATTACCGGAGACCAGGGACAGGTTGGCTTTAGTGGTCAAAATATTGACGCCCTATCCAGCATAAACCCTTCCGACATTGAATCAATTTCAATTCTTAAAGATGCCTCAGCTGCAGCTATTTATGGAGCGCGTGCAACAAATGGAGTTGTACTGATAACAACCAAACAGGGTAAGGCCCAGAAAACGAAAATCAATGCTAGGGCCTCATTCGGTATCGAACAAATGTGGAACAAACCCGACCTACTCAACAGCGAACAATGGTTGGAATACCAAAACGATTTAACAGGCAACAATATTAATCCCGGAATCGATACCACAAATACTGACTGGATTGATGAAGTTACACAAATAGCGCCAATTTCGAACTATGAAGTTTCAGCTGCCGGCGGTAACGACAAAACAAAGTACTTTTTATCCGGAAGTTATTTTACCCGCAAAGGAATTGTTAAATCAACAGCATTCGACAGGTTAAGTGGTAGACTCAACCTGGACCACCGTTTTAACGACAAATTAAACTTTGGAGCGAATATCTCCTTGAGTGGTTCTGAAAACAATCGCGTAGAGGGTGACCAGTCGTTACATGCGCCCCTGGCAGTAGCCATATCATTACCGCCAACCTACCCGGTTTACAACAGCAATGGTGAATATGACCAGAGTGGCCCATATGCCAACCCGGTTCCCATCATTGAGGACGCGGTAAATAAAGCCAATGCCTTCAGAACCCTTGGTAATGCCTTCATGGAGTATAAAATCATAGATGGACTAAAATTCAAAACCAATTGGGGATACGATTTCTACATGTTGAATGAACATAGTTACGATCCACCTACAACAAGACAAGGAAACCAAACCAATGGAATGGGATTTGAGACATTCAGCCGCTCTTCTAATTTCACATCGAACAATACTTTAAATTACATTAAAGCATTTGGCGAGCACAACATAAACCTTCTGGGTGGATATAGCTTTGAAAAATACAATCGGGTATCATCCTTTATAAAAGGCGTAGAATTCCCACACGAATACCTGGAATACCTTGAAAGTGCAGCAACTATCCAGGATGCTTATGCAAGCGTTAATGAAACTGGTACAAACTCCTATTTTGGACGATTCAAGTACAATTACCAGTACAAATACATTCTAGCACTTACAGGCCGTTACGATGGATCAAGTCGTTTCAGCGACAACTACCGTTACGGATTCTTTCCGGGAGCTTCTGTGGCATGGAGAATTTCTGAAGAAGCTTTTATGGAAGATATTGATTTCCTAAGTGAATTAAAATTAAAAGGAGGTTTCGGAATAACCGGGAACGACCGTATAGGTAGTTTCCGCTCACTATCGCTCTACACTGCTGCGAATTACGCAGGAGTCGCAGGTATAATGCCTGTCCAAATTGCGAATCCGGATCTGAAATGGGAAACAACATACCAAAGTGACATCGGATTAACTGCTGGTTTTCTTGACGATAAAATTACAGTGGACATATCGTACTACCTCAAAAAAACAAAAGACCTGTTGCTCGACAGACCGCTTCCACCCTCATCAGGCTTTACCGTGTTATCGGATAACATTGGAGAGATGGAAAACCAGGGAGTTGAGCTCACTATCAATGCCAATATCATTGAAGACATATGGAGCGTGAACTTCAATATATCGCACAACAAAAATAAAGTTACGAAACTTTACAATGGTCAGCCAATTGAAGATATTGGACGTGGTAACCAGCGCATTGCAGAAGGAGAGCCTATATCTCATTTCTACGGTTACAATGCTTTAGGCGTAGATCCGTCGACCGGATATATGGTTTTTGAAGATGTTAATAACGATGGTCAATTAACCGATGCAGACAGAACCATTATAGGCGATCCTCACCCCGATTTTATTGGAGGATTTACCAATACTGTCAACTATAAAAATTTCGAACTCAATGTTTTGTTCCAGTTTTCATACGGTAATGATATCTTTAATGCAACACGAATTTATACCGAATCTTTAGGAGTTTCAGGAGATAACCAAAGCACAAACATACTCGATCGCTGGCAAAACGTAGGAGACCAGACAGACGTGCCACTGGCTACAACAACACCAAACCCGATAACAAAAATTTACAATAATGTTGAATCGTCGAGGTTTATCGAGGATGGCTCCTATTTAAGACTTAAGAACC is a window of Salinivirga cyanobacteriivorans DNA encoding:
- a CDS encoding DUF554 domain-containing protein; translated protein: MLGTIINTAAVVAGSIAGLIIRSRLPKRITDRVFQAIGLFTLFLGIHMASKTDNFLILVFSMVTGTILGEWMDIDKAFLKFSNWLKGKLKSHGTSTFSEGFVTSFLLFCMGSMTILGAFEEGLGDEPNLLMAKSVLDGFSSIALAASLGIGVLFSAIPLLIYQGGLTLFAASLADYLTDPIINELTAVGGLLLLGLGLNILNITKLKIMNMIPALVIAVKLALIFT
- the ligA gene encoding NAD-dependent DNA ligase LigA, with the protein product MSTSDIKEKIYELREQLHHHNHLYYVKSTPEITDYEYDMMLKELEQLEKAHPEFADTNSPTSRVGDDRDQRFEEVQHQYPMLSLANTYNEQELRDFDNRVRKVAGNDFTYVCELKFDGVSISLRYEKGRLSKAVTRGDGAQGDDVTENVKTIKSIPLKLSDGDYPDFFEIRGEIYMPKSKFLEMNERREQQGEKTFANPRNATAGSIKLIHSSAVAQRPLDCFLYYLMADDLPGSSHFENMQKAAQWGFRVPDTMQRAKNIDTVLEYIHHWETARHELPYEIDGIVIKVDELELQEKLGFTAKSPRWAISYKYKAEQASTHLKSVDFQVGRTGAVTPVANLEPVFLAGTTVKRASLHNQDIIKKLDLHHGDTVFVEKGGEIIPKITAVDKEKRPKDANPVEFITQCPECGTQLIRKEGEAAHFCPNENHCPPQQKGKFVHFISRKAMNIEWLGEETIQLFLKENLIETLPDLYELKAHDIEKLERLGSKSAQNIIQSIQSSKSVPMSRVLYALGIRFVGETVAKKLARHFKSIQELANATTEELVAVDEIGEKIAFSIRKYFDNDENKKLVERLGEYGLQMTAANDKPKSGALDGLKIVATGKLNNFTRDEIKETIEAHGGKAVSSVSSQTDLLLAGENAGSSKINKAQAAGVRIIDEAEFMKLISK
- a CDS encoding ChaN family lipoprotein, yielding MKTFFSVLLLLIGINLIGQNPKSYELYNSKGKKVSWEKMTKDLQKQDVVFFGELHNSAIAHWLQLELTKNLYMKVTNKLALAAEMFEADNQIIIDEYLNDLIAIKNFEEEARLWDNYKTDYKPLLEFAKQHSIPFIASNIPRRYAALVNKKGFKGLEELSDEAKKWLPPLPVPFDIELPGYAKMLKMAAHMPGKKGNAENLAKAQAIKDATMAHFIVQNMQPGMLMLHFNGRYHSDNHEGIVWYVKEYAPEAKIKTISTVLQNDVNEILDKNTTVADYILVVNEDVTETY
- a CDS encoding SDR family oxidoreductase — protein: MDKRIIAITGASSGIGRALALSYAGEGNHLILAALGQAELEKTAEACREKGSETTVIEFDLSKPESVKSFTDSIAAKHDHLDRLIHVSGISQRSRAEEAPIDVDRKIMEINYFGAIEVTKNLLPLLKASKSAKIGVTSSISGKFGFPLRSAYAASKFALHGFFESLRLEHYKDNISVTIMCPGRVNTPISLSALNAQGKAQGVMDPGQANGIPVEKCAAQMKRAIEKNKKEVFIGGKEILMVYFKKFIPPLFYKIARKTNPT
- a CDS encoding VOC family protein — its product is MAKIISGIQQIGVGVPDFKEAWNWYIKHFKMNIRIFEEEAVAELMLPHTEGETRKRVAALAINMEGGGGFEIWQHTGKTPALKEKTLMAGDLGINYAKMKTRCIECTYKEFKKEKLDLISEIHTNPAGEKHFFVRDPYENIFEFVESDTYFTKKNSNGGAYGAVIGVNDIEESMKVYSDILGYDEVVFDITGHFDDFKTIPGGHEEIRRVLLRHSKPRKGAFSKMFGPTEIELLQVKTRKPSEIFEGRIWGDPGFIHLCFDMNGIDELREECKSKGFPFTVDSQRDNPSFDMGEAAGSFAYIQAPEGTLIEFVETHKIPLLKKLGWYLNLQKRAPEKPLPKWMLKTLGMSKVSHV
- a CDS encoding cyanophycinase; this encodes MRQLSIIVMGFLFLFVSCTEQQNKANQQETNEHKTVSSAGGLFIIGGGKRPPAMVKDLIKLSEVDKAGYIVILPMSSSVPDTSAFYAKKQFTEQGITNVTAFNFIEGEAPKQAWLDSLKQAKLIYISGGDQNRFMKVVKETPIYKAIHQAHQNGATIAGTSAGAAVMSKKMITGDEYKHPEYTGEFRTIEANNIEIAEGMGFTDKIIVDQHFVWRMRMNRLISVVIENPEATAVGIDESTAIYYKNNQFTVYGKSQVIVIENQKKHKKAQNGLLGAKDMSLHVLLPGDTFSIN
- a CDS encoding SusC/RagA family TonB-linked outer membrane protein, with the translated sequence MVKKLLLLLMLFSVLASAYAQKRTITGTVTDKGTNETMPGVTVIVKSNPSNGTITGPDGTYSLEVSENAKFLVFSFVGMQKVEKAIGDQTKIDVALASDTESLDEVVVVGYGTESKRLLTSSISDVSLREIEEVPTANIDEALQGKTAGVRINSNSGTPGGGISVRVRGMSSISAGNSPLYVVDGIPIITGDQGQVGFSGQNIDALSSINPSDIESISILKDASAAAIYGARATNGVVLITTKQGKAQKTKINARASFGIEQMWNKPDLLNSEQWLEYQNDLTGNNINPGIDTTNTDWIDEVTQIAPISNYEVSAAGGNDKTKYFLSGSYFTRKGIVKSTAFDRLSGRLNLDHRFNDKLNFGANISLSGSENNRVEGDQSLHAPLAVAISLPPTYPVYNSNGEYDQSGPYANPVPIIEDAVNKANAFRTLGNAFMEYKIIDGLKFKTNWGYDFYMLNEHSYDPPTTRQGNQTNGMGFETFSRSSNFTSNNTLNYIKAFGEHNINLLGGYSFEKYNRVSSFIKGVEFPHEYLEYLESAATIQDAYASVNETGTNSYFGRFKYNYQYKYILALTGRYDGSSRFSDNYRYGFFPGASVAWRISEEAFMEDIDFLSELKLKGGFGITGNDRIGSFRSLSLYTAANYAGVAGIMPVQIANPDLKWETTYQSDIGLTAGFLDDKITVDISYYLKKTKDLLLDRPLPPSSGFTVLSDNIGEMENQGVELTINANIIEDIWSVNFNISHNKNKVTKLYNGQPIEDIGRGNQRIAEGEPISHFYGYNALGVDPSTGYMVFEDVNNDGQLTDADRTIIGDPHPDFIGGFTNTVNYKNFELNVLFQFSYGNDIFNATRIYTESLGVSGDNQSTNILDRWQNVGDQTDVPLATTTPNPITKIYNNVESSRFIEDGSYLRLKNLSLGYKFDQQVLDKLGLNSLKVYFSAKNLLTFTKYSGLDPEVNYAGNDDVVMGVEFFTYPSVRTFTFGINIGI